From Hymenobacter sediminicola:
TTGATGCGCTGGGTGGCGTCCGTGCGGGTCAGGCCTTTCAGCCGGGCCAGATACAGCAGCTGCTCCCCCACTTTCATCTTCTTGTACAGGCCGCGCTCCTCGGGCAGGTAGCCGATTTCGGCAATGTGGCCGGGGTGCAGCTTCTGGCCCCGCACCCGGATTTCTCCTTCGTCGGCTCCGGTTATTTGGGTGATGATGCGGATCAAAGACGTTTTGCCGGCTCCGTTGGGCCCAAGCAGTCCGAAAATACTACGCTCCGGAATGTCGAGGCTCACGTCGTCGAGGGCAACGTGCGCTGCGTAAGCTTTGCGCACATTGATGGCTTGGAGAATGGGAGTCATGGAAGAAAGGAATGGTCGTGGTGTAATATTACAGGAACCGCATAAAGAAGTCACCGAAATCTTCCTCAAGCTGCAAACTACCGGGGCTGAATGGCACTATACCCCACCCAAACTGCCTGCCCTGTGCTCTTGTCTTAGCTGGGCTCACCTAGTTCGTGCAGCGCACTTTCCAGCCGGTCGAGGTGCTGGCCGTAGCGGCGCTGCTGCCGCCGCCGCCCCATGTACAGCAGCGCGGCCGCTATGCCGGCAAACATCGTCAGCCCAAGCGTTACAATAGGCCAGTCGACCGTACCGGCGTGCAGTTTTGCCAGAATAGCTTCCTGCTGCCCATACGCCACGGCCAGAAGCACCGTCGCCAGAAACGCCATGGCCACGTAGCTCTTGTTCTTAATCAGGGCCCGCATCTGCCGGATCGACTCCCGAATGTGCCCGTACGTGGCGCCGTCGCCTTGCTGGAGCTGCTTGATGAGCTGCCGCTGCCGGTACACGTACCACGAGGCAAACAGAATCATCAGGGCCACCGCCACATCCAGCAATACCAGACTTCCGCCCTGCATGTGCCGTCGGCTTAGGTTTGTGATATTGCCCACGTTCAGAATGATGATCAGAAAGATGATACGCTGGTCGCGGCGCACATTGCGCAGCATTTCACTGACGGGGGTAGCGGGTTGATTAGCAAGCATAGCGTTAAGTTTTTGTTGGGTTAAATCCGATTCAGAGGTACCGGTGGGCTGCTGTTGCCACTGCCGGCGAAAGTCGTTGAGTTCCATCAGGCGGGTTGGGTTAGCAGGTGGCGAAGCTTGTCCTGCACGCGGTGCATTTTCACGCGCACATTGTTTTGGGTGATGCCTAGAATGTCAGCCATTTCCTCGTAGGTGCGCTCTTCCAGATAAAGCAGCACGAAGGCCTTTTCCACGTCGGAGAGCCGCTCGATAGCGCGGTAGAGTTCAGTCAGGTCGTCGGCATCGGGGCCAGAGTCGGGCGGTAGCGCCACCTCAGGGAGTGCCGGGCCCAGCCGCTCGGGCGTAGGGTGGCGGGTGCGCTGGCGCAGGTTGCTGATGGCCACGTTCAGCGCTACCCGGTAAAGCCACGTGCTGATTTTGGCGGCTCCGGGCTGATACTGCGGCCACGCCCGCCATAGCTGCAGCACTATTTCCTGGTAGAGGTCCTGCTGGTCATCGGCGTCGGGGCAGTACATGCGGGCTACCCGTCGCAG
This genomic window contains:
- a CDS encoding RNA polymerase sigma factor, which produces MPAAPLTPDFLATLNQFQPLLRRVARMYCPDADDQQDLYQEIVLQLWRAWPQYQPGAAKISTWLYRVALNVAISNLRQRTRHPTPERLGPALPEVALPPDSGPDADDLTELYRAIERLSDVEKAFVLLYLEERTYEEMADILGITQNNVRVKMHRVQDKLRHLLTQPA